One Echinicola strongylocentroti DNA window includes the following coding sequences:
- the truA gene encoding tRNA pseudouridine(38-40) synthase TruA, with protein METIRRYFLEVAYKGTHYHGWQIQPNAITVQEAINKALQTILRQDVATMGSGRTDTGVHGKQQFLHFDWADKLEKTVFLKKINAVLPKDISAYDLREAIPEAHARFDAEWRSYEYHISLRKNPFEETLSWHCFYQLGVAKMNEAAALLLQHRDFECFSKVKTEVNHFECEIKTAFWEQKDHHLVFHITANRFLRGMVRAIVGTLVEIGKGQLDLSGFQQILDSRDRRKAGIAAPPHGLFLSRVTYPEKIFI; from the coding sequence ATGGAGACAATCAGACGGTACTTTCTGGAAGTGGCCTACAAAGGCACCCACTATCACGGCTGGCAAATCCAGCCCAACGCCATTACGGTACAAGAAGCCATCAATAAGGCACTGCAAACCATCTTACGGCAAGACGTCGCCACCATGGGCAGCGGAAGGACAGACACGGGAGTCCACGGCAAACAGCAATTCTTGCATTTTGACTGGGCGGACAAACTGGAAAAAACTGTTTTTCTCAAAAAAATCAACGCAGTCCTACCAAAAGATATCAGTGCCTATGATCTAAGAGAAGCGATTCCTGAGGCACATGCACGTTTCGATGCAGAATGGAGAAGCTATGAATACCATATCTCTTTACGAAAAAATCCGTTTGAAGAAACGTTGTCCTGGCATTGCTTTTACCAGCTGGGTGTGGCTAAAATGAACGAGGCGGCAGCTTTGCTATTGCAGCATCGGGATTTTGAGTGTTTCAGTAAGGTGAAAACGGAAGTCAATCATTTTGAATGCGAAATAAAAACAGCTTTTTGGGAACAAAAAGACCATCATTTGGTATTCCATATAACGGCCAATCGGTTTTTGCGCGGCATGGTCAGGGCCATTGTAGGAACCTTGGTAGAAATAGGCAAAGGCCAACTGGATCTATCAGGTTTTCAGCAGATTTTGGACAGCCGAGACAGAAGGAAGGCGGGCATAGCCGCTCCACCTCACGGTCTGTTCCTCAGTAGGGTGACCTACCCCGAAAAAATATTCATCTAA